The sequence GTCAAGAGCGGTGAGCTGAACCAGATCGATCTGGTCAAGGGTTCCTTCTTCACCGGCGGCCTGTTCCAGATCGTGATTGGCCCTGGCGAAGTGGAAAAGGTCTACGCCGCCCTGCGCGAACAGACCGGCCTTGCCGCCTCGACCATCGCCGATGTGAAGCAGAAGGGCGTCGAAAAAACCAACCCGATGCAGCGCCTGGTACGGGTGTTCTCCGATGTGTTCATGCCCATCCTGCCGGCGTTGATCATTGCCGGTCTGTTGATGGGCGTGAACAACCTGATGGGCGCCAAGGGCATGTTCATTGCGGACAAGACCTTGCTTGAGGCCTATCCGAACCTGGATGGCCTGTGGAGCCTGATCAACCTGATGGCCAACACCTCGTTCGTGTTCCTGCCGGCGCTGGTGGGCTGGTCGGCGGCCAAGCGGTTTGGCGGCAGTGAAATCCTTGGCATCGTCCTTGGCCTGATGCTGGTGCACCCAGACCTGCTCAATGCCTGGAACTACGGCAAGGCAGTGGCCGGGCTCGACGGCCAGAGCCTGCCGTACTTCGATATTTTCGGCTGGTTCAAGATCGAGAAGGTCGGTTATCAGGGGCAAATCCTGCCGATCCTGATGGCGGCCTACGTCATGAGCGTGATTGAGAAATGGCTGCGGGCGCGAGTACCGAATGCCATTCAATTGTTGGTGGTGCCGATTACCACCATCGTCGTCACCGGTGTGCTGGCGCTGGCGATCATTGGCCCGGTGACCCGTCACCTGGGCATCTTGATCACCGAAGGTGTGGTCACTCTGTTTGACCTGGCGCCGATGGTCGGTGGGGCGATCTTCGGCCTGTTGTATGCACCGCTGGTGATCACCGGCATGCACCACATGTTCCTCGCCGTGGACCTGCAGCTTATTTCTACCCAGGGCGGCACGTTTATCTGGCCGATGATCGTCATGTCCAACCTGGCCCAGGGCAGCGCAGCGCTCGGTGTGTTCTACATGAGCCGCAATGCGCGGGATAAAAGCATGGCCTCGACTTCGGCGATTTCCGCCTACTTCGGCATCACCGAACCGGCGATGTTTGGGGTCAACCTGCGCTTCAAGTTTCCATTCTATGCGGCCCTCACCGGGTCGGCGCTGGGCAGCATTTTCCTCTCGTTGAACAAGGTCCATGCCTCGGCTATTGGGGTCGGCGGCTTGCCCGGTTTTATCTCGATCATTCCGCAATACATCCCAAGTTTTGTCATCGGCATGGTCATCGCAATTGTGGTGCCGTTTGTTCTGACTTGCGGGTTGAGCATGAAGATTGTTCGGCCTGGTTATCGGGTCGCCTGACAGATCGCTATCGCGGGCAAATCGAATCGTCGCACCGCCGCCCCCACAGTTGAAATGCTTTCCCATATGGGAGCTGGCTTGCCTGCGATGAGGCCTTCAGGGCCAGCACACAACCAAATGAAGGAACCCACCATGCAAGACTGGCAACACTCGGTGATCTACCAGATCTACCCCAAAAGCTTCCACAGCCACGCGGGTAACGCCACCGGTGACTTGCTGGGGGTTGTGGACAAACTCGATTACCTGAAGTGGCTGGGTGTCGATTGCCTGTGGATCACCCCGTTCCTGCGTTCGCCTCAGCGCGACAACGGTTACGACATCAGCGACTACTACGCCATCGACCCGAGCTACGGGACTATGGCCGACTGCGATCTGTTGATCAGCGAAGCAGCCAAGCGAGGCATCAAGTTGATGCTGGACATCGTGGTCAACCACACCTCCGTCGAACACGAGTGGTTCCAGCAGGCCCGCAGCAGCCTCGACAACCCGTACCGCGACTTCTACATCTGGCGTGATCAGCCGAATAACTGGGAATCCAAGTTCGGTGGTTCGGCCTGGGAGTACGAGGCGCAAACCGGCCAGTACTTCCTGCACCTGTTCGACCACACCCAGGCTGATCTCAACTGGGATAACCCGAAAGTCCGTGCCGAAGTGTTCAAGCTGATGCGCTTCTGGCGTGACAAGGGGGTCGGTGGATTCCGTCTGGATGTGATCAACCTGATCTCCAAGCCGAAGGACTTCCCGGAAGACAACAGCGACGGCCGCCGCTTCTACACCGACGGCCCGAATGTGCACGAGTACCTGCAGGAAATGCACCGCGAAGTCTTCGAAGGGCATGGCCTGATCAACGTGGGTGAGATGTCTTCCACCAGCCTTGAACACTGCATTCGTTACTCGCGTCCAGAATCGAAAGAACTGTCGATGACCTTCAACTTTCATCACCTGAAAGTGGATTACCCGAACCTGCAAAAGTGGGTGCGGGCCGACTTCGATTTCTTGCAACTCAAGCAGATTCTTTCTGACTGGCAGTTGGGCATGCAGGCCGGTGGTGGCTGGAACGCGTTGTTCTGGTGTAACCACGATCAGCCGCGAGTGGTCTCCCGTTTTGGTGATGACGGCGAGCACCGCGTGGTCTCGGCGAAGATGCTCGCCACCGCGTTGCACTTCCTGCAAGGCACGCCCTTCGTCTATCAAGGTGAAGAGCTGGGCATGACCAATCCGGGCTTCGGCAAGATCGAGCAGTACCGCGATGTCGAGACCCTGAACATCTATCGGCTCAAGCGCGATGCGGGAGAGTCCGAAGCTGAAAGCATGGCCGCGATCATGCAGAAGTCCCGGGACAATAGCCGCACACCGATGCAATGGGATCACGGGGCTAGCGCCGGTTTCAGTAGCGGCAAACCGTGGATCGGCATCCCGGCCAACGCCGCGCAGATCAACGTCGAAAGCCAGCTTGATGATCCGGAATCGGTGCTGCATCACTACCGTGCGCTGATCGCCCTGCGCCGCCATGAACCGCTGATCCAGGAAGGCGTTTACCGCCAACTGCTGCCAGAGCACCTGCAGGTCTGGGCCTATCTGCGCGAAGGCCACGGCGAGCGCTTGCTGGTGGTGAACAACTTCTACGGCACGCCGTGCCAGGTCCAATTGCCGGAAGGGCTTTTCAATCACGCGATCGAACAACGCCTGCTGATCAGCAACTACCCCGACTGCCCGGTACGTACGGCTCAGGTGTCGTTGCGCCCTTATGAATCCTTTGTGCTGCACCTCAAGGACTGAAGAGCGACCTGTAGCCGCTGCCGCCAGGCTGCGATGGATCACCGTGGTGTTTTTGGGAGAACCGTGATGAGCGTTTACCAGTGCTGCGCACTGGATCGCAGCCTCGTGCCTCGGCAGCGGCTACAGGGGGGTACAAAAAAATGAGCCAAAAACATAATAAAAATATCGGAGCGCTTCATGAAAACAACAATAAAGCTGGGCCTCGTTGCTTCTTGTCTGTCTTTACCTTTTGCCGCCCAGGGGCTGGAGTTTGCCGGTTACTTGCGTAGCGGTGCGGGGACCTCGACCGGCAGTGGCAAGCAGCAGTGCTTCCAACTGCCCGGCGCACAATCGAAATACCGTTTGGGTAACGAATGCGAACAGTACGCCGAGCTGGAGTTGCGCCAGGACCTGTTGACCCTTGACGACGGCTCGGTGCTCAGCGTCGATGCCATGGCTTCGTTGTATAACCAATACGATCGCGAGCTGAAGTTTCAGGGGGAAAACAACGGCTCGGCACGCATGCCGCAGATGTATGCGCAGTGGTCGAACCTGCCCAGCCTCAACGGCGGTTCGCTGTGGGCCGGTCGGCGTTACTACAAGCGTAACGACATCCATATTTCCGACTTCTACTACTGGAACCAGAGCGCCACGGGCGGCGGTATCGAGGACGTGAAAATCGGCGATCTGAAATACAGCTACGCGATTTCCCGCAAGGACAACCTGTACCAGAAGGAATACGCCACCCGTCACGATTTCAACGTGGCCGGCTTCAAGACCAACCCTGACGGCGAGTTGGAATTGGGCTTGAGTTACATTGCAAAAGCCGGTGGTCGGGACGCTAACAGCGGCTGGGCCATCACCGCCCAGCACGTTCAGAAACCCTTCCTGGGCGGTCGGAACAAGTTCGCCCTGCAGTACGGCGAAGGTCCGGGCACGGGCCTCGGTTACACCGGTAATACCGCACTGGATAACAGCAGTAAAAGCTACCGTGCGGTGGAGTTCTTCGACTGGCAAGTGACGCCGCGTTTCGGCGGCCAGGTCGAGGCGGTGTACCAGAAAGACATTCGCCCGGGCAGACAGGATCAGACCTGGATGTCCATTGGGGTGCGCCCTGCCTATGCAATCACCGAGCAGTTCAAGCTGGTGACCGAGTTGGGTCACGATCAGGTCGAGGCCACCGGTGGCACACGCAAACTGAGCAAATTTACCTTTGCCCCGACCTGGTCGCCTAAAGGCCCGGATTTCTGGGCGCGGCCGGAAGTGCGTTTGTATTACACCTACGCTACCTGGAACGAAGCCGCCAAACGTGCGGCCAATGAACTGGCGGCGGGTTCGGCGTTGTCCGACACCGGCGCTTATGGCACGGCGCGGCATGGATCGAATTTTGGTGTGCAGGTTGAATATTGGTGGAAATAAATGAACCCGGTACACCCATGATTCATGTGAATGGGCTTTATGTGGGAGCGGGCAAGCCAGCTTCCACATTGGATCTCCATCGTTTGCTCGATGATTTTTACAGAACAAAACAGCAGGTGAAGTCATGACCACAACCCAACCCCTGGAACTGCTGGCGCCCTTGTCCGGTGTGCTGTTGCCCTTGGACCAGGTGCCCGATCCGGTGTTTTCCAGTCGGCTGATTGGCGATGGCCTGTGTATCGACCCGACGTCGCAGACCCTCTGTGCGCCCTTGGCCGGGGTGATCAGCAATATCCAGGACAGTGGCCATGCGGTGAGTGTCACCGGCGACAACGGCGTCCAAGTGTTGATGCACATCGGCCTGGACACTGTGAACCTGGCCGGCAAAGGCTTTACCCGGCTGGTCGAGGAGGGCCAGCGGGTGGAGGCTGGTCAGCCGCTGATCGAATTTGATGCCGACTTTGTCGCGCTCCACGCTCGCAGTTTGCTGACCCTGATGTTGGTGGTCAGTGGCGAACCGTTTGTGCTGCTGACTTCGGGCACCGGGGTGGTCGATGTGGGGCAAGCGTTGCTGCGGGTGACGCCTGAGACCAGTGCTGATGAGGTGGCGGACGAAGAGGGCGATGCGCTGTTTTCCAAACCCCTGACACTGCCCAATGCCAATGGCTTGCATGCCCGGCCGGCGGCAGTGTTTGCCCAGGCGGCGAAAGGCTTCAAGGCGAGTATTTATCTACACAAACAAACCCAGAGCGCCAATGCCAAGTCGCTGGTGGCGATCATGGCATTGCAGACGGTGCAGGGCGATACCTTGCAAGTGAGCGCGGCGGGGGATGATGCAGAGGCAGCGATCAAGGCGTTGGTGACGTTGCTGGCCGAAGGGTGCGGCGAGACCGTGGTGGCTGCGCCTGTCGAGACCCCCGAACCGGTCGCGCCGGCTTCATCGCCGAGCCTGCTGCGGGGCGTGTGTGCGTCGCCGGGTTCGGCGTTTGGCCAAGTGGTGCAGGTGGCCGAACCGGAACTGGACATCACTGAAGCGGGTGCCGGTGAAGCCGTCGAGCGCGTTGCGCTGGTGAGCGGTCTGCTGCAGGCAACCGAGGCCCTGCAAGCGTTGCAGGCCAAGGCTGTCGGCAGCGCCCAGGCGGAGATTTTCCGTGCTCATCAAGAGTTGCTGGAAGACCCGACGTTGCTGGACCAGGCCCACGCGCTGTTGGCTCAGGGCAAGAGCGCCGCATTCGCCTGGAACAGCGCCACGGCGGCCACTGCCATGCTGTTCCAGGGCTTGGGCAGTGCGCTGCTTGCCGAGCGTGCCGCCGACTTGGCAGACGTCGGCCAGCGGGTGCTGAAGCTGATCCTCGGTGTCAAGGACAGCGCCTGGGATTTGCCGGAGCAAGCGATCCTCATCGCCGAACAACTGACCCCTTCGCAAACCGCCAGTCTCGATAGCCGCAAGGTGTTGGGTTTTGTCACGGTGGGTGGTGGCGCTACCAGCCATGTCGCGATTCTCGCCCGTGCCCTTGGCCTGCCGGCTATCTGCGGCGTACCGATGCAAGTGCTGGCGTTGGCCAACGGCAGCCAGGTACTGCTGGATGCCGACAAGGGTGAATTGCACCTGGACCCGGATTTGGCCGAGATCGAGCAATTGCAGGCCTCCCGCCAACGGCAAGTGCTGCGCCGTCAGCGTGAAGTAGAGCAGGCCTCTCTGGCCGCCACCACGCGTGACGGTCATCACGTGGAAGTGACGGCCAACGTTGCCTCGCTGCAAGAGGTCGAGCAATCGCTGTCCCTGGGCGGTGAAGGCGTGGGCCTGCTGCGTTCGGAGTTCCTCTACCTGGATCGCAACCGCGCGCCGAGCCCCGAAGAACAGGCGGGCACTTATAGCGCCATCGCCCGGGCGCTGGGGCCGGATCGCAATCTGGTGGTACGCACCCTGGACGTCGGTGGCGACAAGCCGTTGGCCTATGTGCCGATGGACAGTGAAACCAACCCATTCCTCGGGCTGCGCGGGATTCGTTTGTGCCTGGAACGTCCTGAACTGTTGCGCGAACAGTTCCGGGCGATCCTCGCCTGCGCGGGCCTGACTCGCCTGCATATCATGTTGCCGATGGTCAGTCTGCTGTCGGAATTGCGCCTGGCCCGCAAGATTCTGCAAGAGGAGGCACAGGCCCTGGGACTTACGGAACTGCCGAAACTGGGGATCATGATCGAGGTGCCCTCGGCGGCCTTGATGGCGGATCTGTTTGCACCGGAGGTGGATTTCTTCTCTATCGGTACCAACGACCTGACCCAATACACCCTGGCCATGGACCGTGACCACCCGCGTCTGGCCAGCCAGGCTGACAGCTTTCATCCGGCGGTGCTGCGCCTGATCGCCAGCACGGTCAAGGCGGCCCATGCCCATGGCAAGTGGGTCGGCGTCTGCGGCGCCCTGGCTTCGGAGGCGCTGGCAGTGCCAATGTTGATCGGGCTGGGGGTGGATGAGTTGTCGGTCAGTGTGCCGCTGATCCCGACCATCAAGGCCACCGTGCGTGAGCTGAACCTGGCGGACTGCCAGTTGATCGCCCGCCAAGTGCTGGGCCTGGAAGAAGCCGCGCAGGTACGCGAGGCCTTGCGCCTGTACCACGCGGCGACCGTCGAAACCTCTTTGGTTGTGGAGAACTGAGCATGTTCGAGAAATTGCAGCAGGCGTTCTGGAAGGCCCTGACGCCGGACTTGATTGCCGAGACGGTTGCCGTGTCGACGGGTGAAGCACCACTGGCGCCGGGGGTGTTGAGTGCGCTGGGTGGTGCGGGCAACCTCAAGTCGCAACAACGGGTGGCATTGACTCGGGTGCGGGTGCAATTGCACGAGCCGGGGCGATTGGATGCGGTGGCGCTACGCGCGGCGGGTGTGCCGGGAGTGATGGTGCTGACGGGTGGGGTGGTGCACCTGATCACCGGACTTTAAAGGCGAGAGCGTTCTTGTGGCGATCCGGCAAGCCCCCTCGCCACAAGAGCCCGGCTCCCGCATGGGTATTGCAGTGTTTGGGAAATCGGTGAGTTACAACTGTGGGGTTTCTTCGGTGGGCTTGGTCTTGTCCACGCCCGGCACATGCAGATTGCCTTCCACCACCTGGTTGCCTTCCAACTGCGGCTGGGTCACCCAGGTCAGGATGTCGTAGTAGCGCCGGATGTTCGCCACAAAATGTACCGGCTCACCGCCTCGGGCATAGCCGTAGCGGGTCTTGCTGTACCACTGCTTCTGCGACAGACGCGGCAGCATTTTCTTCACGTCCAGCCACTTGTTCGGGTTCAGCCCTTCTTTTGCGGCCAGCTTGCGGGCGTCATCCAGGTGACCGGTGCCGACGTTGTAGGCGGCGAGGGCGAACCAGGTGCGATCCGGCTCGGCAATCTTGTCGTCCAGCTCATCCTTGATCCTGGCCAGGTACTTGGCGCCGCCCATGATGCTCTGTTTGGCATCCAGGCGGTTGGACACGCCCATGGCCTGGGCGGTGTTCTGGGTCAGCATCATCAGGCCGCGTACGCCGGTCTTGGAGGTGACAGCCGGTTGCCATAGGGACTCCTGGTAACCAATGGCTGCCAACAGTCGCCAATCGACCTTTTCTTCCTTGGCGTAGGTCTTGAAGTGCTTTTCGTATTTTGGCAGGCGCTGTTGCAGATGCTGGGCGAAGGTATAGGCGCCGACATAGCCGAGTACATCGACGTGCCCGTAATAGCGATCTTTCAGACGCTGCAAGGTGCCGTTCTTTTCAACCTTGTCGAGGTAACTGTTGACCTCATTGAGCAGGCTGTTGTCTTCACCCAACGCCACTGCCCAGCTCTGGTTGCTGGCGTCTCCGAGGTCAAAGGCGACCCGCACGTTGGGAAAGTACACCTGGTTCATCGCCACTTCGTTGGAGTCCACCAACGTCAGGTCGATTTGCCCTTCGTCGACCATGCGCAGCAGGTCGACCACCTCAACGGCGTCGGACTCTTCATATTCAATCGCGGGAAATTGCTTTTTCAGCGCAGCCAATTGCTCGGCGTGGGTACTGCCCTTGAGCACCATGATCTTCTTGCCCACCAGGTCCGCCGCCGTGGTGGGGCGAGACTGGCCGTTGCGATAGATGATCTGTGGAGTGACTTCCAGGTAAGGATGGGAGAATCGCACCTGCTGGCGGCGTTGCTCGCTGCTGACCAAGCCGGCAGCGGCCAGTACCGGGCCATTGGGTTTACCCACCTGCGCGAACAGGTCGTCAAGGTTGTCGGCGGTCTCGATCTCCAGTTTCACGCCCAGATCGTCGGCAAAGCGTTTGACCAGTTCGTATTCGAAACCGGTTTCGCCGTTGCGGTCCTGGAAATAGGTGGCCGGGCTGTTTCGGGTGACCACCCGCAATACGCCATCCTCCTTGATTCGCTCGAGCGTGCTGGGTTTATCAACACAGGCGCTGAGCATCAGGAAGAGTCCGGTGACGATGAGCCATTTGGCGCATCGCGGGCGCAAAGCAGTTGGGGAAAACATCTGCGCAGTATACGCAAAGGACCCTCGGCGCCATATCTCGACAGCATGGGACTTGTCTGCTAGCACCCCGTAAGCCGGGCTGAAGGCCGCAGAAACGGGGCTTGGCGCGCCATTGTGACGGTTAAAATAACTGCCGCGAATGATCCTGATGGCCCGCTGGTACGGTGCAATTTATGCCAACTGACGTCCGGCAACGGCCACTGGTGCCGTTTCGGGTGCCGTTGGCGGCGGTTTACGCTAGAATGCACGGCCTCAAAGCACACCCCTTCCCGAGGCTGTCCCGAAGATGTTGATCCTGCGCGGCGCTCCTGCCCTTTCTGCCTTTCGCCACAGCAAACTCCTTGAGCAACTGAGCCAGAAAGTCCCGGCTGTCAGTGGCTTATATGCCGAATTTGCTCACTTCGCCGACGTTACCGGCGTTTTGACTTCCGACGAACAGCAAGTGCTGGCGCGCCTTCTGAAGTACGGTCCCAGCGTCCCAGTCCAAGAGCCTAGCGGCCGCTTGTTCCTGGTTCTGCCACGGTTCGGCACCATCTCGCCCTGGTCGAGCAAGGCCAGTGACATCGCCCGCAACTGCGGCCTGGAAAAAATCCAGCGCCTGGAACGCGGGATCGCCTTCTACGTCGCGGGCCAGTTCAGCGATGCCGAGGCCGAGCTGATCGCCAGCAGCCTGCACGATCGCATGACCCAGATCATCGTTGGCCAGCTGGAACAGGCCGCCGGTCTGTTCAGCCATGCCGAGCCCAAGCCGCTGACCGCGATTGACGTGCTCGGCGGTGGTCGCGCCGCCCTGGAAAAAGCCAACACCGAACTGGGCCTGGCCTTGGCCGAAGACGAAATTGACTACCTGGTCAACGCCTTCATCGGTCTCAAGCGCAACCCGCACGACATCGAACTGATGATGTTCGCCCAGGCCAACTCCGAGCACTGCCGTCACAAGATATTCAACGCCAGTTGGGATATCGACGGCCAGAGCCAGGAAAAAAGCCTGTTTGGCATGATCAAGAACACTTACGTGATGCACAGCGAAGGCGTTCTGTCGGCTTATAAAGACAACGCCTCGGTGATCGTCGGCAGCATTGCCGGTCGTTTCTTCCCGGACCCTGAAACCCGCCAGTACGGCGCGGTGCAGGAGCCGGTGCACATCCTGATGAAAGTCGAGACCCACAACCACCCGACCGCAATTGCCCCGTTCCCGGGTGCAGCTACCGGTTCCGGCGGCGAGATTCGCGACGAAGGTGCAACCGGCCGTGGCGCCAAGCCAAAGGCTGGCCTCACCGGTTTCACCGTCTCCAACTTGCAGATCCCGGGCTTCGAACAGCCGTGGGAAGTGCCGTACGGCAAGCCTGAGCGCATCGTCACCGCGCTGGACATCATGATCGAAGGCCCGCTGGGCGGCGCTGCGTTCAACAACGAATTTGGTCGTCCGGCCCTGACCGGCTACTTCCGTACGTTCGAGCAGTCCATCACCACCCCGCATGGCGATGAAGTGCGCGGTTACCACAAGCCGATCATGCTGGCTGGCGGTATGGGCAACATCCGTGAAGATCACGTCCAGAAGGGCGAGATCCTCGTCGGCTCCAAGCTGATCGTCCTCGGCGGCCCGGCGATGCTGATCGGCCTGGGCGGCGGCGCAGCTTCCTCGATGGCCACCGGTACCAGCTCGGCAGACCTGGACTTCGCTTCCGTTCAGCGTGAAAACCCTGAAATGGAACGCCGTTGCCAGGAAGTCATCGACCGTTGCTGGCAGTTGGGTGACAAGAACCCGATCAGCTTCATCCATGACGTCG is a genomic window of Pseudomonas sp. ADAK18 containing:
- the treP gene encoding PTS system trehalose-specific EIIBC component, producing the protein MSHDYPNIAREILQSLGGSDNLEQAAHCVTRLRLALKDPSLVKSGELNQIDLVKGSFFTGGLFQIVIGPGEVEKVYAALREQTGLAASTIADVKQKGVEKTNPMQRLVRVFSDVFMPILPALIIAGLLMGVNNLMGAKGMFIADKTLLEAYPNLDGLWSLINLMANTSFVFLPALVGWSAAKRFGGSEILGIVLGLMLVHPDLLNAWNYGKAVAGLDGQSLPYFDIFGWFKIEKVGYQGQILPILMAAYVMSVIEKWLRARVPNAIQLLVVPITTIVVTGVLALAIIGPVTRHLGILITEGVVTLFDLAPMVGGAIFGLLYAPLVITGMHHMFLAVDLQLISTQGGTFIWPMIVMSNLAQGSAALGVFYMSRNARDKSMASTSAISAYFGITEPAMFGVNLRFKFPFYAALTGSALGSIFLSLNKVHASAIGVGGLPGFISIIPQYIPSFVIGMVIAIVVPFVLTCGLSMKIVRPGYRVA
- the treC gene encoding alpha,alpha-phosphotrehalase; amino-acid sequence: MQDWQHSVIYQIYPKSFHSHAGNATGDLLGVVDKLDYLKWLGVDCLWITPFLRSPQRDNGYDISDYYAIDPSYGTMADCDLLISEAAKRGIKLMLDIVVNHTSVEHEWFQQARSSLDNPYRDFYIWRDQPNNWESKFGGSAWEYEAQTGQYFLHLFDHTQADLNWDNPKVRAEVFKLMRFWRDKGVGGFRLDVINLISKPKDFPEDNSDGRRFYTDGPNVHEYLQEMHREVFEGHGLINVGEMSSTSLEHCIRYSRPESKELSMTFNFHHLKVDYPNLQKWVRADFDFLQLKQILSDWQLGMQAGGGWNALFWCNHDQPRVVSRFGDDGEHRVVSAKMLATALHFLQGTPFVYQGEELGMTNPGFGKIEQYRDVETLNIYRLKRDAGESEAESMAAIMQKSRDNSRTPMQWDHGASAGFSSGKPWIGIPANAAQINVESQLDDPESVLHHYRALIALRRHEPLIQEGVYRQLLPEHLQVWAYLREGHGERLLVVNNFYGTPCQVQLPEGLFNHAIEQRLLISNYPDCPVRTAQVSLRPYESFVLHLKD
- a CDS encoding carbohydrate porin; protein product: MKTTIKLGLVASCLSLPFAAQGLEFAGYLRSGAGTSTGSGKQQCFQLPGAQSKYRLGNECEQYAELELRQDLLTLDDGSVLSVDAMASLYNQYDRELKFQGENNGSARMPQMYAQWSNLPSLNGGSLWAGRRYYKRNDIHISDFYYWNQSATGGGIEDVKIGDLKYSYAISRKDNLYQKEYATRHDFNVAGFKTNPDGELELGLSYIAKAGGRDANSGWAITAQHVQKPFLGGRNKFALQYGEGPGTGLGYTGNTALDNSSKSYRAVEFFDWQVTPRFGGQVEAVYQKDIRPGRQDQTWMSIGVRPAYAITEQFKLVTELGHDQVEATGGTRKLSKFTFAPTWSPKGPDFWARPEVRLYYTYATWNEAAKRAANELAAGSALSDTGAYGTARHGSNFGVQVEYWWK
- the ptsP gene encoding phosphoenolpyruvate--protein phosphotransferase; the encoded protein is MTTTQPLELLAPLSGVLLPLDQVPDPVFSSRLIGDGLCIDPTSQTLCAPLAGVISNIQDSGHAVSVTGDNGVQVLMHIGLDTVNLAGKGFTRLVEEGQRVEAGQPLIEFDADFVALHARSLLTLMLVVSGEPFVLLTSGTGVVDVGQALLRVTPETSADEVADEEGDALFSKPLTLPNANGLHARPAAVFAQAAKGFKASIYLHKQTQSANAKSLVAIMALQTVQGDTLQVSAAGDDAEAAIKALVTLLAEGCGETVVAAPVETPEPVAPASSPSLLRGVCASPGSAFGQVVQVAEPELDITEAGAGEAVERVALVSGLLQATEALQALQAKAVGSAQAEIFRAHQELLEDPTLLDQAHALLAQGKSAAFAWNSATAATAMLFQGLGSALLAERAADLADVGQRVLKLILGVKDSAWDLPEQAILIAEQLTPSQTASLDSRKVLGFVTVGGGATSHVAILARALGLPAICGVPMQVLALANGSQVLLDADKGELHLDPDLAEIEQLQASRQRQVLRRQREVEQASLAATTRDGHHVEVTANVASLQEVEQSLSLGGEGVGLLRSEFLYLDRNRAPSPEEQAGTYSAIARALGPDRNLVVRTLDVGGDKPLAYVPMDSETNPFLGLRGIRLCLERPELLREQFRAILACAGLTRLHIMLPMVSLLSELRLARKILQEEAQALGLTELPKLGIMIEVPSAALMADLFAPEVDFFSIGTNDLTQYTLAMDRDHPRLASQADSFHPAVLRLIASTVKAAHAHGKWVGVCGALASEALAVPMLIGLGVDELSVSVPLIPTIKATVRELNLADCQLIARQVLGLEEAAQVREALRLYHAATVETSLVVEN
- a CDS encoding PTS transporter subunit EIIB, translated to MFEKLQQAFWKALTPDLIAETVAVSTGEAPLAPGVLSALGGAGNLKSQQRVALTRVRVQLHEPGRLDAVALRAAGVPGVMVLTGGVVHLITGL
- the mltF gene encoding membrane-bound lytic murein transglycosylase MltF; translation: MFSPTALRPRCAKWLIVTGLFLMLSACVDKPSTLERIKEDGVLRVVTRNSPATYFQDRNGETGFEYELVKRFADDLGVKLEIETADNLDDLFAQVGKPNGPVLAAAGLVSSEQRRQQVRFSHPYLEVTPQIIYRNGQSRPTTAADLVGKKIMVLKGSTHAEQLAALKKQFPAIEYEESDAVEVVDLLRMVDEGQIDLTLVDSNEVAMNQVYFPNVRVAFDLGDASNQSWAVALGEDNSLLNEVNSYLDKVEKNGTLQRLKDRYYGHVDVLGYVGAYTFAQHLQQRLPKYEKHFKTYAKEEKVDWRLLAAIGYQESLWQPAVTSKTGVRGLMMLTQNTAQAMGVSNRLDAKQSIMGGAKYLARIKDELDDKIAEPDRTWFALAAYNVGTGHLDDARKLAAKEGLNPNKWLDVKKMLPRLSQKQWYSKTRYGYARGGEPVHFVANIRRYYDILTWVTQPQLEGNQVVEGNLHVPGVDKTKPTEETPQL